The proteins below are encoded in one region of Ostrea edulis chromosome 3, xbOstEdul1.1, whole genome shotgun sequence:
- the LOC125677156 gene encoding uncharacterized protein LOC125677156 — MGSLKYFTKSREREWNVRRTINACKKSSSLSFTLNFITLQMEDVHREILRRNHSMLVKEMSPELIADKLYSDCILTLEMKEVVLAQLTRFAKTKKILEYLPKRGKKAFHSFCRALEETGQSELASPLRQDDFSNAREPTNNPTSSNPANNKKTSKKYTQLCQLHLGGEIYVTGSLCEIDNVVQIHIRQYGWENQKLFPTKKGVTLSLTEWLALEGFLNGMEEALKKYFERDFEEMWYLGSNIYITASKEFPLEDLRHYWKPDPNGYFVPTTRGVKLNRAKLQNLKDMTSIIRNYIPVLPAGIDLQSLEGLLSIPDVNC; from the coding sequence ATGGGAAGTCTGAAATATTTCACTAAATCACGTGAGAGAGAATGGAATGTGAGAAGGACTATAAATGCATGCAAGAAATCATCTTCTCTATCATTCACATTAAATTTTATCACATTGCAAATGGAAGACGTACATCGTGAAATTTTGAGAAGAAATCATTCGATGTTGGTGAAGGAGATGTCTCCCGAGTTAATAGCGGACAAGTTATATAGTGACTGTATTTTAACTCTAGAGATGAAAGAAGTTGTGTTAGCACAACTCACTCGATTTGCCAAGACTAAGAAGATCTTAGAGTATCTACCAAAACGAGGGAAGAAGGCTTTTCATTCATTCTGTCGTGCATTGGAAGAAACAGGTCAATCTGAACTCGCTAGCCCATTGCGACAAGACGATTTCAGCAATGCAAGAGAACCTACCAACAATCCAACGAGTTCCAACCCTGCGAATAACAAGAAGACTTCCAAGAAGTACACACAATTATGCCAGCTTCATTTAGGAGGTGAAATCTATGTCACAGGCAGCCTATGCGAGATTGACAACGTTGTACAAATTCACATTCGTCAGTATGGTTGGGAAAATCAGAAACTCTTTCCTACCAAGAAAGGTGTTACACTGTCCTTGACAGAATGGTTAGCGCTAGAAGGCTTTCTAAACGGTATGGAAGAAGCTTTGAAGAAGTATTTCGAACGGGATTTCGAAGAGATGTGGTACCTAGGCAGTAATATTTATATAACTGCTTCTAAAGAATTTCCACTCGAGGATCTCCGCCATTACTGGAAACCAGACCCTAATGGATATTTCGTACCTACTACAAGAGGTGTGAAACTCAACCGAGCAAAGCTACAAAATCTGAAAGACATGACGTCGATCATCAGGAATTACATACCCGTCCTTCCTGCCGGTATCGACCTCCAGTCTTTAGAAGGACTTCTTAGCATTCCAGATGTAAATTGCTGA